Proteins encoded together in one Musa acuminata AAA Group cultivar baxijiao chromosome BXJ3-6, Cavendish_Baxijiao_AAA, whole genome shotgun sequence window:
- the LOC135640912 gene encoding cyclic dof factor 1-like: MSEAKDPAIKLFGTTIPVVASSPTRIADAEDSEVEAADTEPVVSAAEGQKDASEGVTNVEVDNVLATETDEEDEGAPISSSGLTSSHKDELNKTSIADEKVAEKGKSEDTKTETDCSTQEKVLKKPDKILPCPRCNSMDTKFCYYNNYNVNQPRHFCKNCQRYWTAGGTMRNVPVGAGRRKSKHSVALQCRSLVIPSTGLQSTQPDTPNSTHHQRALPCVPTSPAGPLIGNGTVLRFGQEVPLCESVASVLGIRGEQGETADSGSTIRGDNREEPCRASSDMERSSVQVHCNGLATWAYPWRPTWNDVAAMEAHSCRPENGDWRSVPWGAGAVMAATLPFPLMAAPFWGYTAWPNGTWNVSSTSNRGCSGNDSPTLGKHSRDSNLESEAETMEKSLWVPKTLRIDDPEEAAKSSIWAALGIKPDMGGIIFQSKAEKRANKSDVARILHANPAALSRFESFQEST; this comes from the exons ATGTCCGAGGCCAAGGACCCCGCGATCAAGCTCTTCGGCACCACCATCCCCGTGGTGGCTTCCTCTCCGACCAGGATTGCGGATGCTGAGGACTCCGAGGTTGAGGCGGCGGACACGGAGCCCGTCGTGTCTGCGGCCGAGGGGCAGAAA GATGCATCTGAAGGAGTAACAAATGTGGAAGTCGACAATGTTTTGGCTACAGAAACTGATGAAGAGGATGAAGGTGCACCGATCAGTTCATCCGGTTTGACCAGTAGCCATAAAGATGAACTCAACAAAACCTCCATTGCAGATGAAAAAGTAGCAGAAAAAGGCAAATCTGAGGACACCAAAACTGAGACTGATTGCTCGACACAAGAAAAGGTTCTCAAGAAGCCGGATAAGATTCTACCGTGCCCGCGCTGTAATAGCATGGACACCAAATTCTGCTATTACAACAACTACAATGTTAACCAACCGAGACACTTCTGCAAGAACTGCCAGAGGTATTGGACTGCCGGAGGAACAATGAGGAACGTCCCTGTGGGTGCCGGCAGGCGTAAGAGCAAGCATTCGGTGGCTTTACAGTGTCGGAGCTTGGTGATTCCTTCAACCGGGTTACAGTCTACTCAACCGGACACTCCGAACTCGACTCATCATCAACGAGCTCTCCCGTGTGTGCCGACGTCCCCTGCAGGACCTCTGATCGGAAATGGCACCGTCCTTAGATTTGGACAAGAGGTTCCTCTCTGCGAGTCCGTGGCCTCTGTGCTCGGTATCAGAGGAGAGCAAGGTGAGACTGCCGATTCTGGCTCCACGATACGTGGAGACAACAGGGAGGAGCCTTGCCGTGCATCTTCTGACATGGAACGAAGCAGCGTGCAAGTTCACTGCAACGGACTTGCTACCTGGGCGTATCCATGGAGACCAACTTGGAACGATGTGGCTGCCATGGAAGCGCATTCTTGCAGACCAGAGAATGGCGATTGGAGATCGGTTCCGTGGGGTGCCGGAGCGGTGATGGCAGCAACACTCCCTTTCCCTCTCATGGCAGCTCCATTTTGGGGCTACACCGCCTGGCCAAATGGGACGTGGAATGTATCTTCTACGAGCAACAGAGGTTGTTCAGGAAATGACTCGCCGACTTTGGGGAAGCATTCCAGAGATAGCAACTTAGAGAGCGAGGCGGAGACGATGGAGAAGTCTTTGTGGGTTCCGAAGACTCTTAGGATAGATGATCCAGAGGAGGCTGCAAAGAGTTCGATATGGGCTGCGTTAGGTATCAAGCCTGACATGGGTGGTATCATCTTCCAGTCCAAGGCCGAGAAGAGAGCTAATAAGTCGGATGTCGCACGTATATTGCATGCAAATCCTGCTGCATTGTCCAGATTCGAGTCATTCCAAGAAAGCACATAG
- the LOC103975140 gene encoding phospholipid-transporting ATPase 1-like, translating to MLSSSSSPTKLSLPLLPSMASAAGDPQDARLVFVGDPDRSSSPGADVAASNAIRTTKYSLLTFIPRNLFEQFRRVAYIYFLALALLNQIPQLTVFGRQTAFLPLGTVLLLTAIKDAYEDYQRHRSDTAENNRPASVLPLRSQQAASTVRKKWKEIRVGELVRVVANETIPCDMVLLATSDPTGVAYVQTINLDGESNLKSCYAKLETASLAPEALAGAIIRCEPPNLNIYRFQATIELRGDGPRIPLGPTNIVLRGCDIKNTSWVVGVAVYIGTETKVMLNNSGAPSKRSRLETRMNREIIVLAVIMVGICSLIAISTVIWLHSNRDKLDTLPFYRRKDYSRVPPRDYLYNGLGLEMLFAFLKSIFRFQNFIPISLYISMELSRLMQSFMMTQDESMCHEATGNKLKCRALNINEDLGQIKYVFSDKTGTLTENKMVFQCASIHGIDYVCREPLTPGEIAPHPTIVDGQVWRPKVMVNTDRKLLRLLETERDTEAGLYAVSFFLALATCNTIVPQVLDTSDPAVKLIDYQGDSPDEQALVYAAAAYGFVLIERTSGHITIDVLGERQRFEVLGLHAFDSDRKRMSAVICCPDNSVKLFVKGADSAMFSILDRSFDLEIVRATEMHLHAYSSLGLRTLVIGMRDLSGREFENWKACYNIASTSLSGREDLLGDIASQVESDLRILGATGIEDKLQQGVPEAIESLRKAGMRVWVLTGDKRETAISIGYSCKLISNNMSQIIINSHSKESCKQSLEDAITMCEKLTISRTQTDGGSTGSATVPVALIIDGPTLVHILETELEDGLYRVATTCDVVLCCRVAPLQKAGIVALIKKRTNDMTLSIGDGANDVSMIQMADVGIGISGQEGRQAVMASDFAIGQFRFLVPLLLVHGHWNYQRIGYMIIYNFYRNSVVVFLIFWYTFFSAFSLISPITDASGFLYSAVYTALPTVIVGIYDQDLSHGTLLSYPQLYGPGLRDERYNRKLFVLIMLDSVWQSLVTAFVPFLFYSGTLDDSSLGDIWIVSVVLLVNIHLAMDVFSWNWILLVTLWGVTAIAMGCIVAIDASPSMPGYWAINNLMATKLFWLCLLCILVLALLPRFVVKVFASYVKPDDVQIVREIEKVAKRKHDGALEALLRSSSDHQQPNS from the exons ATGCtgagctcctcctcctcccctaccaagctctccctccccctcctccccTCCATGGCCTCCGCCGCCGGCGACCCCCAGGACGCTCGCCTGGTCTTCGTCGGTGACCCGGACCGGTCCTCGTCCCCTGGCGCCGACGTGGCCGCCAGCAACGCCATCCGCACCACCAAGTACTCCCTGCTCACCTTCATCCCCCGCAACCTCTTCGAGCAGTTCCGCCGCGTCGCCTACATCTACTTCCTGGCGCTGGCCCTCCTCAACCAGATCCCCCAGCTCACCGTCTTCGGCCGCCAAACCGCCTTCCTCCCCCTCGGCACCGTTCTCCTTCTCACCGCCATCAAGGACGCTTACGAGGATTACCAGCGCCACCGCTCCGACACCGCCGAGAACAACCGCCCCGCCTCCGTCCTCCCCCTCCGTTCACAGCAGGCCGCCTCCACCGTCAGGAAGAAATGGAAGGAAATCCGCGTCGGGGAGCTCGTCCGCGTCGTGGCCAACGAGACCATCCCCTGCGACATGGTCCTCCTCGCCACCAGCGACCCCACCGGCGTCGCCTACGTGCAGACCATCAACCTCGACGGCGAGTCCAACCTCAAGAGCTGCTACGCCAAGCTCGAGACCGCCTCGCTCGCCCCCGAGGCCCTAGCCGGCGCCATCATCCGCTGTGAGCCACCCAACCTCAACATCTATAGATTCCAGGCCACCATCGAGCTCCGCGGCGACGGCCCCAGGATCCCACTCGGTCCCACCAACATCGTCCTCCGCGGTTGCGACATCAAGAACACCTCCTGGGTCGTCGGCGTCGCCGTCTACATCGGGACAGAGACCAAGGTAATGCTCAACAACTCCGGCGCGCCCTCCAAACGCAGTCGATTGGAGACCCGCATGAACCGCGAAATCATCGTGCTCGCCGTCATAATGGTCGGAATCTGCTCACTGATCGCGATCTCTACTGTGATTTGGCTTCACAGCAACAGGGATAAGCTGGACACCTTGCCGTTCTATCGGCGGAAGGACTACTCCAGGGTTCCGCCAAGGGATTACTTGTATAATGGATTAGGGCTGGAGATGCTGTTTGCATTTCTGAAGTCCATTTTTAGGTTCCAGAACTTCATTCCCATCTCGCTCTACATATCCATGGAGCTGTCGAGGTTGATGCAATCGTTCATGATGACCCAGGACGAGAGCATGTGCCATGAGGCGACCGGCAACAAGCTCAAGTGTAGGGCTTTGAATATAAACGAGGACTTGGGGCAGATCAAGTATGTGTTCTCGGATAAGACCGGAACTCTCACGGAGAATAAGATGGTCTTCCAGTGTGCCAGTATTCATGGGATTGATTATGTTTGTCGAGAGCCTCTGACACCCGGCGAGATTGCCCCTCATCCCACCATAG TTGATGGTCAAGTTTGGAGGCCGAAAGTTATGGTTAATACTGACCGCAAGCTCCTGAGACTGTTAGAGACCGAGAGGGACACAGAAGCAGGATTATATGCTGTTAGTTTTTTTCTTGCATTGGCTACGTGTAACACCATTGTGCCTCAGGTATTGGATACATCTGATCCAGCAGTGAAATTGATAGATTATCAGGGTGACTCGCCGGACGAACAGGCATTGGTGTATGCTGCTGCAGCCTATGGTTTTGTGCTAATAGAAAGAACATCCGGGCATATTACCATTGATGTTCTTGGGGAGAGACAGAG GTTTGAAGTTTTGGGCCTTCATGCATTTGATAGTGACCGAAAGAGAATGTCAGCTGTAATTTGCTGCCCTGACAATTCCGTAAAACTATTTGTTAAAGGTGCAGACAGTGCAATGTTCAGCATTCTTGATAGATCCTTTGATTTGGAGATAGTACGTGCAACTGAGATGCATCTTCACGCCTACTCTTCTTTGGGTCTAAGAACTTTGGTAATTGGTATGCGGGATTTGAGTGGCAGAGAATTTGAGAACTGGAAGGCTTGTTATAATATAGCAAGCACATCATTATCTGGAAGGGAAGACCTACTTGGTGACATTGCAAGCCAGGTAGAGTCTGATCTCAGAATCTTGGGGGCTACTGGAATTGAAGATAAACTGCAGCAAGGTGTGCCTGAGGCCATAGAGTCTCTAAGAAAAGCTGGAATGAGGGTTTGGGTTCTAACAGGGGATAAACGAGAAACTGCTATATCTATTGGGTATTCATGTAAGCTTATATCCAACAATATGAGCCAAATCATAATAAACAGCCATTCCAAGGAATCCTGTAAACAGAGTCTTGAAGATGCCATTACCATGTGTGAAAAACTGACAATTTCAAGAACACAGACTGATGGAGGGAGCACTGGTTCTGCTACAGTTCCTGTGGCCTTAATTATTGATGGCCCTACATTGGTTCATATTCTTGAAACTGAATTAGAAGATGGG CTATACAGAGTAGCCACTACATGCGATGTGGTCTTGTGTTGCCGAGTGGCTCCATTGCAAAAGGCTGGAATAGTCGCGCTTATAAAGAAGAGAACAAACGACATGACTCTTTCTATTGGTGATG GTGCAAATGATGTCTCGATGATACAAATGGCTGATGTTGGCATTGGCATCAGCGGCCAGGAGGGCCGACAAGCAGTTATGGCATCAGATTTTGCCATAGGACAGTTCAGATTTTTGGTTCCGCTTTTACTCGTACATGGTCACTGGAATTACCAACGCATAGGTTACATGATTATTTACAACTTTTACAGGAATTCTGTGGTTGTATTCTTGATTTTCTG GTACACATTTTTCTCAGCATTCAGTTTGATAAGCCCTATAACTGATGCCAGTGGGTTTCTATATTCAGCTGTTTATACTGCACTTCCGACTGTAATCGTTGGAATATATGATCAGGATTTGAGCCATGGGACTCTGCTAAGTTACCCCCAACTCTACGGACCTGGGCTTAGAGATGAACGTTACAACCGAAAGTTGTTTGTTCTGATTATGTTGGATTCCGTTTGGCAGAGCCTAGTTACCGCCTTTGTTCCTTTTCTCTTTTATTCAGGGACATTAGATGACTCCAGCTTAGGAGATATATGGATTGTTTCAGTTGTCCTGTTGGTGAACATACATTTGGCCATGGATGTGTTCAGTTGGAACTGGATTCTACTTGTGACTTTGTGGGGTGTCACAGCTATAGCAATGGGTTGTATAGTGGCAATAGATGCCTCACCTTCAATGCCTGGTTACTG GGCCATCAATAATCTAATGGCTACCAAATTATTTTGGCTCTGCTTACTCTGCATCTTGGTGTTGGCATTGCTTCCGCGTTTTGTGGTTAAGGTGTTTGCTTCATACGTAAAACCTGACGATGTACAAATCGTTAGGGAAATCGAGAAGGTTGCTAAGCGAAAACATGACGGAGCCCTAGAAGCTCTATTGAGGTCCTCTTCAGATCATCAGCAGCCGaattcatga